Genomic DNA from Cupriavidus pauculus:
AGGATGCCCAGGGGCGCGCCGTGGCGGGTCACATACAGATAGATCTCGCTGGGATCGCGATTCGAAATTTGCTCGCGCACGACGTAGGCATGCCAGCGCGCGGCGCGGGCGGCGTCGCGCAGGTGAGCCGGCAGCGTGGCATCGTCCGCGGCCGCGGCGTAGCGCTCATGCCAGCGCGTCGCGACACCGAGCACCGTTTGCCAGTCCCGATCCGAGGCGCCGCGCCATCCTCCCATCGCCGTCTGCTGAAAGTGGATGACCGCAAGATCGATATTCGCCAGCATCGTCGGGGCGCCATGCTGCCCGGCCAGATGCGGGGTCACGGCGTGGGTCCCGCGCCGTAGCGTGACGGGATAGACATAGTGCAGTGCCGCATGGGCGTTGCCGGCCGCGGCGATCGCCGCGGTTGCGGCGTCGCGAAACGCATCGTCGAGAACCCGGCGCCACGACGGACCCATTGCGTGCGCGTGGTCGCGGACGTGACGCTCGAACTGCGGTGTCCAGGTGCCGTGGAGACCCGATGGCTGACCCAGGCCGGCCCGATCGATCGCCGTGCCGAAGGCTGCCGTATCCCAGCGGCTGCCCGTCAACAGGCGGTAGAGCGCGATGACCAGTTGCACGCGGACGGTGCAGGGGTCGATCTGGCGCCGGGTACGACGGTCGCCGGGCCCGTCCCGCGCCTGCGCCTGCGCCGCGCACGCGCGCGACGCGGCGTATCTCGCTACCGGATCGCCCCCGGGATCGCCCCCGGGATCGGCCCCGAGGTTGGCCGCAGGGTCGTCTTGCGGCGCCACGCACCGCTCCGCGAGCGTGCGGCCGCGGGTCGGATCCGACAGGGCCCGCAGGCATTGCGCGACGTTGGCTCGCCGCGTGCCGGGGTCCGGCGACGGCTGCGCATAGGTGGCGGCGAGCATCAGCATCAGGATATCCATGGGGTTTGTCCAGGAGCGCGTGGCGCCGGAAAGATGACGGTAGCGTGGGCGCCCGCATTGGCTCAATCGCCGACCCGCCAATTGCGTCGCGCCGACGGGGTTAAACTGCGGGGCTTCTCCCCCGATCCCGGTGACTCATGCATTTCAACGCGAACGACAGCATCCTGGTCAATATCGTGGCAAGCGCGATCATCGTGCTGGTTGGCACGCTGATCATGAAGCTCGTCAACCGCTTCTTCCAGGCGCGGCTGCAGGCGGACAACCGTGGCAGCTATCGCGCATGGACCGTTGCCACGCGGAACATCGTGGCGGCCATCATGTTCATGCTGCTGCTCGGCATCTGGGTGTCGGAACTCAAGAGCGTGGCCATTTCGCTGGCGGCGTTCGCGGCGGCCATGCTGCTGGTCGGCAAGGAACTCGTGATGTGTTTCCTTGGCGCGTTCATGCGCATGATCTCGCGCCCGTTCCAGCTTGGAGACCTCGTCGAGATCGGGCCGTTTTCGGGCGAGGTCATCGATATGGACGTGCTGTCCACGACGCTCGTGGAGGTTGCGCCCGCGCGCCAGTACACAGGTTTCACGGTGCTCGTGCCCAACAGCATGTTGCTGACCACGGCCGTGCGCAATCACTCCAAGGCCGGCGGCTACGCGCTGGACATGGTGCGCATTCCGCTGCCGGTCGGCACCGATCCCGATGCGGTGGAGGCCGGCCTCCTCGCGGCCGCGCGCGAGGCATGCGCGGCGTTCATGGACGAGGCCGGCCGCGAACTGCGGCGGTATGGCGACATGCGCTTCGTCGATCTGTCGCAGTTCGAGCCGCGCGTGGTGTTCGACCCCGTGGACGCCGGCCGCTACGACGCCGTGGTCCGGTTTCCGGTCCCCATCGGCTCCCGCCTGCCCGTGGCGCAGAAGATTGTGCGCGCTTACTACCGGCACAGTGCCCAACAGAAAGAAACGCCCGTGTCAGACGCTGGATGACTTCCCAAAATCACGCGCCGGTGTAGTGTTCGGGTAGCCACGCCCGCGACGTGGCACCGGACAAGAGCGGATGACTGGCAGGTGTCGAGGGAGAGTGGATCATGGCGTCACGGGTTGCGCGGTCATGCGTCGGGCAGTCATGGGTGGGGCGGTCATGGGTAGCGGTATGGCTTGCGGCCGCCATGATGGCCGTGCTGCTGGGGGGATGCGCGGGCCTGCCCCCCAACGAGGGCCGCACCCGGACCACCGCGATCACGGACAACGCCGACACGGCGCTCGGCAAGGCGCTGGCGCCCCGGCTGGCCCGCAACCCCGGGCAATCGATCTTCTATCCGCTGGGCACCGGGCCCGATGCGCTGGCCGCGCGCCTGGCGCTGGCCCGGGCTGCCACGAAATCGCTCGATCTCCAGTACTACATCTTCGACGCCGACCACACGGGCAAGGCGCTGATCGGTGACATCATCGATGCCGCCGACCGCGGCGTGCGCGTGCGCATCCTCGTCGATGACCTGCACGCGGACAAGTCCGACAAGGTCTGGGCCGCGGTGGATTCCCACCCCAATATCGAGGTCCGGCTGTTCAATCCGTTTGCCCAGCGCGGCGGGCGGTGGCTCCAGCTGCTGGTCGATTACGGCCGGCTCAACCGCCGGATGCACAACAAGCAGATGACGATCGACAACCTCGTGACGATCGTCGGCGGCCGCAATATCGGCGATGCCTATTTCTCGGCACGGCCCGACGTGGATTTCTCGGACCTCGACGTCATGGTCGCCGGCCCGGTGGTCCCGGCGGTTTCGGCCACCTTCGATCAGTACTGGAACGACGAGAGCGCCTATGCCGTGGCGACCCTCGTGCCCGAAGGGAAGGAAGCGCCGGCCGAGATGCGGGCGATGCGCAAGCAGATTCAGGAAGAGGGCGAGGCGGCACGGGCCAGCCCCTATGTACAGGAGCTGCTCGACTCCGGTCTGGCCAAGGGCATCGAGGCGGGCCGGCTGCCCGGCTACGTCGGCGGCGGAGGCGTGATTGCGGACCGCCCCGAGAAGATCAGGGAGGATCCGGACGACGCGTCGTCGCACGGCAGTCCGCAGCTGCGCAAGCTGCTGGAGCAGGCGAAATCGGATCTGGTGCTGGTCTCGCCGTATTTCGTGCCCAACGAAGACGGCATCGACTGGTTCAAGGCGCAGATTCAGCGGGGCGTTCATATCCTCGTGCTGACGAATTCGTTCGAGGCGACCGACGTCGCGGCCGTGCATGCCGGCTACGCGCCCTGGCGGAAGAAGCTGCTGCATGCGGGCGTGGAGTTGTACGAGCTCAAGGCGACCGCCTTCGGCGACCTGACCCGCACGACCAAGAAACCGCGCATGTTCGCTTCCTCGCGCGCGAGCCTGCATGCCAAGGCCTATATGGTCGACCGCCAGCGGCTCTATATCGGCTCGCTGAACCTCGACCCTCGCTCCATCCGGCTCAACACGGAGATGGGCGTGGTCGTGGAAAGTCCCACGCTGAGCCAGCGCTTTGCCGACAACATGGACAAGACCCTGCTCGACGTCGCCTACAAGGTGGGGCTCAGGAAGGACGAGAACGGCAGCGAAACGCTCACGTGGACGACGCGCGAGCAGGGCGGCGCGATGGTAACCGTGGACAAGGAACCCGGCATGAGCGCGTTCCAGCATATTGGCGTCAATCTGCTGCGCCTGCTGCCGATCGAGGACGAGCTCTGATCAATCGGCGTCGCCGAGCAGGCCATTCGCCTTGGCGTATTCGTAGAGCTCGTAGTCGTTGCTGAGCCCGAGTTTCTTCATGGCCACGCTCTTCTGCGCGCTGATGGTCTTGGCGCTGCGGTTGGCCACGCGCGCGATCTCCACGAGCGGAATGCCCTGCGCGCAACGGCGCAGTACCTCGAGCTCGCGGCGGCTCAGGCGCGGGCCCGGTTCGGGACGGTCGGGGTGGGCGAGGGACAGCATCGACTGCACGAGCGGCGTGACGTAGTGCTGGCCGCGGAATGCGGCGCGGATGGCCGGAAACAGCTGCTCGACTTCGTCGGCCTTGTTGATGATCGACGACACGCCGACTTTCCAGATATTGCGGATAAGCGCGGGATTGTCGAGCATCGTCATGACGACGATGCGCGTGGTCGGGTACCTCCGGCGCAGCAGTTGCAGCATCGGCAGGCCGTCGCCGAACTGGCCGCCCGGCATCGCATAGTCCGTCACGATGACGTCGCACGAGGCGGTATCGAGCCGCCGCACGAGTTCCGTGGAATTGGCTGCATGACCGACGATCTCGACGCCGTTGCCCTGCGCAAGCGCGCGGGCGATGCCATCGAGGACAACGGGATGGTCGTCGGCAACGATAACCTTGATCATGACAGTCGGATTCCAGCGCAGCGAAAGCAGGGGGCGACAAGCGGCCCCAGATAATAGGATTTCTCCTAGGCTGCGGGGCTAGGCCTGTACTTAAATCGCGCTGTGAATATTAGCCAAACTGCGGTGTTACAGGGGACGACTCCGCCTATGCAGACACTGCGCGCGCGGGGTCGTGCCGGCATTCCGCCTAATTGGCAAACTGCTCGAGGACCGTCGTCATCGTCTGCAGGCCCGCTTCGATCAGATGCTGCATGTACGCGCTCATCTGCGGCATTACCAGCATCAGCACGAGCATGCCGCCGGCCAGCGTGATCGGAAAGCCGACCGCGTAGATCGACAACTGCGGCGACGCGCGGTTCAGGATGCCCAGGGCCAGGTTCAGCGTGAGCAGCGTGGCGATCATCGGCAGGGCCAGCAGCGTGCCCCAGGCGAAGACCAGCGATCCCGCGCGTGCGATCGCACCCCAGCCGTGGCCAGAAAGCGGCGAGGCCGCGATCGGCAGCCCGTTGAAACTGTCCACCACGGTGGCGAGCATGGTCAGGTGGCCGTCCACCGCCAGAAACATCAGCGTCGCCACGAGGTTCATGAAGCGCGACAGGACCATCGTCTGGCCGCCCGAATTGCGGTCGTAGAACGACGCGAACGACAGGCCCATCTGCAGGCCGGTGTATTCGCCGGCCACCTGCACCGCGGCGAACACGAGCCGCATCGTGAAACCCATCGCCACGCCAATGCCGACCTCGTTGACGATGATCAGCAGCCCTTCGTACGAATACGCGGGCACGGCGGGGATATTGGAGAGGGTGGGCGAGACGACTGCCGCCAGCAGACCGGCCAGGGCAACCTTGGCGCGGCGGGGGATGCTCGACTCACCGAACAGCGGCGCCGTGGCGATCAGGGCAAGCAGCCTGAACATGGGCCACAGGAACGCGGCGATCCAGCCGTAGAGCTGGTCGGTGGTGACGTCTAGCATGGAAGGCCGCTCAGCGCGCCATCGCGGGAATGCTTTCGAACACTTCCCGCATGTAGTCGACGTATGTGTTGATCATCCACGGACCGACCAGCACCATCGTGATGAACAGTGCGAGCAGCTTGGGGATGAACGTCAGCGTCATTTCGTTGATCTGCGTCGCGGCCTGGAACAGGCTCACGACGAGGCCGGCCACGAGCGCCACCAGCAGCAGCGGCGCGGACAGCATCAGCGTCATCTTCATCGCCTGCGTGGCGATGGTCATCACTATCTCTGGCGTCATGGCGGCTTCCGGTCAGTTCATGAAGCTCTGCGCGAGCGAGCCGAGCAACAGCTGCCATCCATCGACGAGCACGAACAGCATGAGCTTGAACGGCAGCGAGATCGTCGCGGGCGGCACCATCATCATACCCATCGCCATCAGGACGCTGGCGACGACGAGGTCGATGATGAGGAACGGGATGAAGATCGTGAAGCCGATCTGGAACGCGGTCTTCAGTTCGCTGGTCACGAAGGCGGGCACGAGGATCGACATCGGCACGTCTTCGGGACCCTGCATCTCGGGCGCCTTGGCCATCTGCGCGAACATGGCGAGATCTTTCTCGCGCGTCTGGCGCAGCATGAACGCGCGCAACGGCGCGGCGGCCTTGCCGGCGGCGGCCTCGAGGCTGATCTTGTTTTCGGACAGCGGCTTGTAGGCGTCGGTGTAGATCTTGTCGAACACCGGCGACATCACGAAGAACGTCAGGAACAGCGACAGGCCGACGAGCACCTGGTTGGGCGGCGAGGACGCCGTGCCGAGCGCGTTCCGCAGCAGGCCGAGCACGATGATGATGCGCGTGAAGCCCGTCATCATCAGCATCGCCGCCGGCAGGAACGACAGCGACGTCATCAGGATCAGCGTCTGGATCGACAGCGACCAGATCTGACCGCCACCCGGCGCAGGCTTGCTGATTACGCCGGGCAGGCCCTGTGCCGACGCGAGGGACGGCGACAGCAGCGCGAGCGAGAGCAGCGCGAGGGCGGCAAGGGGCCCCACGGCCTTGGGCAAGCGCCGCGCAATCGCGGCACGCACGTTGTTCATGACTTCTTCAGGTTTTCCTGCATCGACCGCAGCAGCCGTTCGGCGAACGAGCCGGACATGCCGTGCGGCGGCTGGGTGCCGGTGCCGGACGTACTGCCGTACACATGCGCGGCGCGGTCTGCCGGTGCCGGCATCGTATGGAGCGGACGGATCTCGCCGGCGGAGACGCCGAGCACGATCCAGGTGTCACCCACCTCGACCATCACCAGACGCTGGCGCGCGCCGAGCATCAGGCTGCCGACGACCTTCATCGCGCCGCCGCCGTTGGTATGGCGGACGAGGCCGGTACGCCGCGCGATCCATGCAATGGCGAGGATCAGCGCGATGACGCCGAACAGGCCAAGGCCGGCCTGCGCGAGGCTGCCGCCGGTGCTGATGGCCGGTGCCGCGCCGTGGCTGGCGGGACTGGCCGCCACGCTGCTGGCAGCGCTGGCCGTGCTGAGCACGAGCGCGTCGGCGGCATGAGCGGCCACCGAGGCCATCGACAACGCGCCGGCGCACACGCGGCGAATGAAAGGCCGGCGCACGAACGGCCGGCCCGTTACGGCTGTCATTTGTTGAGCTTCCGGATACGTTCCGACGGCGTGATGATGTCCGTCAGGCGAATGCCGAACTTGTCGTTGACCACCACCACTTCGCCCTGGGCGATCAGGTAGCCGTTGACGAGCACGTCCATCGGTTCGCCGGCCAGGCCGTCGAGTTCCACCACCGAACCCTGCGCGAGTTGCAGCAGGTTCTTGATGGGCACCTTGGTGCGGCCGAGTTCCACCGTCAGTTGCACCGGAATATCGAGAATCATCCCGATATCGTTGTGGAAGCCGGTCGGAGCGTCCTGCGCCAGCGGCGGGAACACGGCGGCTGCCGCCGGAGTTGCCACGGGCGATGCCGCGGTAGGTGCTGGCGTGGCGGCAGGTTCTGCCTCGGCACTGGTCTGCTCCGCGAGGGCGCTGGCCCAATCGTCCATCGGATCGACCGGCTTGTCCTCTTTGCCGTCAGTCATGATCGGTTTCCTTGTTGGAATCGGTGTCTTGGTAATTGATCATCCGTTCTACGCGCAACGCGTACTGGCCGTTCATCGTGCCAAAACCGCATTGCATGACGGGCACGCCGTCGACCTTGCCGAACAGATGTTCCGGCAGTTCGATTGGCAGCACGTCGCCGGCGCGCAGCGCGAGCACATCGCCCACGGTGCTTTCGAGATGGGTGAACTCGGCCACGAGCTCGACTTCCGCCGAGCGAAGCTGGTCGGAGAGCTGGCCGAGCCAGCGCTTGTCGACCTCGACCTCATCCTGCAGCGGGTTGGTCAGCAGTTCGCGGACCGGCTCGATCATCGAATAGGGGAAGCACACATGGAGCTGGCCGCCCACGGCGCCGAGCTCGATATGGAACGCGGTGGTCACCACGACCTCGGTCGGGATCGCGATGTTGGCGAACTTGGTATGCATCTCCGACCGGACGAACTCCAGGTCGATCGGATGCACGGTGCGCCAGGCTTGTCCGTAGCTGTTGAGCGTCAGGTCCAGCATGCGCCGGATGATGCGCTGCTCGGTCTGCGTGAAGTCG
This window encodes:
- a CDS encoding mechanosensitive ion channel family protein codes for the protein MHFNANDSILVNIVASAIIVLVGTLIMKLVNRFFQARLQADNRGSYRAWTVATRNIVAAIMFMLLLGIWVSELKSVAISLAAFAAAMLLVGKELVMCFLGAFMRMISRPFQLGDLVEIGPFSGEVIDMDVLSTTLVEVAPARQYTGFTVLVPNSMLLTTAVRNHSKAGGYALDMVRIPLPVGTDPDAVEAGLLAAAREACAAFMDEAGRELRRYGDMRFVDLSQFEPRVVFDPVDAGRYDAVVRFPVPIGSRLPVAQKIVRAYYRHSAQQKETPVSDAG
- a CDS encoding phospholipase D family protein; translated protein: MASRVARSCVGQSWVGRSWVAVWLAAAMMAVLLGGCAGLPPNEGRTRTTAITDNADTALGKALAPRLARNPGQSIFYPLGTGPDALAARLALARAATKSLDLQYYIFDADHTGKALIGDIIDAADRGVRVRILVDDLHADKSDKVWAAVDSHPNIEVRLFNPFAQRGGRWLQLLVDYGRLNRRMHNKQMTIDNLVTIVGGRNIGDAYFSARPDVDFSDLDVMVAGPVVPAVSATFDQYWNDESAYAVATLVPEGKEAPAEMRAMRKQIQEEGEAARASPYVQELLDSGLAKGIEAGRLPGYVGGGGVIADRPEKIREDPDDASSHGSPQLRKLLEQAKSDLVLVSPYFVPNEDGIDWFKAQIQRGVHILVLTNSFEATDVAAVHAGYAPWRKKLLHAGVELYELKATAFGDLTRTTKKPRMFASSRASLHAKAYMVDRQRLYIGSLNLDPRSIRLNTEMGVVVESPTLSQRFADNMDKTLLDVAYKVGLRKDENGSETLTWTTREQGGAMVTVDKEPGMSAFQHIGVNLLRLLPIEDEL
- a CDS encoding response regulator transcription factor, translated to MIKVIVADDHPVVLDGIARALAQGNGVEIVGHAANSTELVRRLDTASCDVIVTDYAMPGGQFGDGLPMLQLLRRRYPTTRIVVMTMLDNPALIRNIWKVGVSSIINKADEVEQLFPAIRAAFRGQHYVTPLVQSMLSLAHPDRPEPGPRLSRRELEVLRRCAQGIPLVEIARVANRSAKTISAQKSVAMKKLGLSNDYELYEYAKANGLLGDAD
- the fliR gene encoding flagellar biosynthetic protein FliR, translating into MLDVTTDQLYGWIAAFLWPMFRLLALIATAPLFGESSIPRRAKVALAGLLAAVVSPTLSNIPAVPAYSYEGLLIIVNEVGIGVAMGFTMRLVFAAVQVAGEYTGLQMGLSFASFYDRNSGGQTMVLSRFMNLVATLMFLAVDGHLTMLATVVDSFNGLPIAASPLSGHGWGAIARAGSLVFAWGTLLALPMIATLLTLNLALGILNRASPQLSIYAVGFPITLAGGMLVLMLVMPQMSAYMQHLIEAGLQTMTTVLEQFAN
- the fliQ gene encoding flagellar biosynthesis protein FliQ, with amino-acid sequence MTPEIVMTIATQAMKMTLMLSAPLLLVALVAGLVVSLFQAATQINEMTLTFIPKLLALFITMVLVGPWMINTYVDYMREVFESIPAMAR
- the fliP gene encoding flagellar type III secretion system pore protein FliP (The bacterial flagellar biogenesis protein FliP forms a type III secretion system (T3SS)-type pore required for flagellar assembly.), whose amino-acid sequence is MNNVRAAIARRLPKAVGPLAALALLSLALLSPSLASAQGLPGVISKPAPGGGQIWSLSIQTLILMTSLSFLPAAMLMMTGFTRIIIVLGLLRNALGTASSPPNQVLVGLSLFLTFFVMSPVFDKIYTDAYKPLSENKISLEAAAGKAAAPLRAFMLRQTREKDLAMFAQMAKAPEMQGPEDVPMSILVPAFVTSELKTAFQIGFTIFIPFLIIDLVVASVLMAMGMMMVPPATISLPFKLMLFVLVDGWQLLLGSLAQSFMN
- the fliO gene encoding flagellar biosynthetic protein FliO — encoded protein: MTAVTGRPFVRRPFIRRVCAGALSMASVAAHAADALVLSTASAASSVAASPASHGAAPAISTGGSLAQAGLGLFGVIALILAIAWIARRTGLVRHTNGGGAMKVVGSLMLGARQRLVMVEVGDTWIVLGVSAGEIRPLHTMPAPADRAAHVYGSTSGTGTQPPHGMSGSFAERLLRSMQENLKKS
- the fliN gene encoding flagellar motor switch protein FliN; translation: MTDGKEDKPVDPMDDWASALAEQTSAEAEPAATPAPTAASPVATPAAAAVFPPLAQDAPTGFHNDIGMILDIPVQLTVELGRTKVPIKNLLQLAQGSVVELDGLAGEPMDVLVNGYLIAQGEVVVVNDKFGIRLTDIITPSERIRKLNK
- the fliM gene encoding flagellar motor switch protein FliM; the protein is MAYDKFLSQDEVDELLKGVSGEADTPEASSAPAADETGIRPYNLATQERIVRGRLHTLEIINERFARSLRSALFNFIRRGADISVGTVRIEKYGDFVRNLPVPTNLNLVHMKPLRGTALFVYDPNLVFLVVDNLFGGDGRFHTRVEGRDFTQTEQRIIRRMLDLTLNSYGQAWRTVHPIDLEFVRSEMHTKFANIAIPTEVVVTTAFHIELGAVGGQLHVCFPYSMIEPVRELLTNPLQDEVEVDKRWLGQLSDQLRSAEVELVAEFTHLESTVGDVLALRAGDVLPIELPEHLFGKVDGVPVMQCGFGTMNGQYALRVERMINYQDTDSNKETDHD